The following proteins are encoded in a genomic region of Ornithodoros turicata isolate Travis chromosome 6, ASM3712646v1, whole genome shotgun sequence:
- the LOC135398800 gene encoding uncharacterized protein LOC135398800, whose amino-acid sequence MKVVISSLMLLALLQLATCDCESSASEAQECLRNLAVSPLLKDLDSEAVRTEADKEKIVCCGLKYIRTCVDYYLGRECPELAAAASASARDAFLQATRSATTCIGVLPTNCEGLSSLFSL is encoded by the exons ATGAAGGTAGTAATCTCATCGCTCATGCTTCTGGCTCTGCTCC AGCTCGCCACTTGTGACTGCGAAAGCTCCGCTTCTGAAGCTCAGGAGTGTTTGAGGAACCTGGCGGTTTCTCCACTGCTCAAGGATCTTGATTCTGAGGCGGTAAGAACTGAAGCCGACAAGGAAAAAATTGTATGCTG TGGACTGAAATATATCAGGACCTGCGTCGACTACTACCTCGGTAGAGAGTGCCCTGAGCTTGCTGCCGCAGCCAGCGCTTCTGCTCGCGATGCCTTCCTGCAAGCTACGAGGTCTGCTACGACATGCATCGGTGTTTTGCCAACAAACTGCGAAGGGTTGTCGTCGCTCTTCAGTTTGTAA